The following DNA comes from Paraburkholderia hospita.
GTTCCGCAAGACCGTGATGGAAGACAAGGTGCTCATGGAGAACCAGCAGAGAAACTGGGCACTCGACGGCGTGGAAGTCATTCGCAGGATCGAGCCGTCCAGCAGCGGCGGAATGATGGATATCGCGGTGGATCACGCGCCGCTCGCCGCACGCCGTTGGCTTCAGCGGCTGGCGATGGCGGAACGGAGTGCGCCAGAAATCAAGGCCCCAGGCGTGTTGCAAGGCTAGGGTGCCTTTCCGTTGGGCCCGCCTGAATGCGCGGCGATGGTGAAGGCGGGCCACTGCCATCCGTCGGGGAGCGAGATCCAGGCGACCCGAACGGCCAGGCCCACGCGCAATCGCGCGGGATCGCAGTCGACCAGCCAGCTGAGGATTCGCGCGCCTTCGACCAGGTCGATCCATGCGTGCATGCGGGGGGCGTCGGCCGCCGCAGGGGTGTTCATGCGATCGACGGTCCAGCTTGCCAACACCCCGTCGCCGCTGACCTCGCGCCACGCCAGACGACGGCGCCCGGTGTAGACGCTGCCAGGCCGCGGATAGGCCTGCCACCGTCCTGTTTGCGTGCAGAACTGGACCAGCAGCCGGCGCTCGCGCGTGGCCGCCCAGAACGCCGCGGTGTCCATGTAGTGGCCGATGGCCACAGTCGAAGTTCGAAGACCGCTCATCGGTCCAGCACGAGCGCGCTGCTCATCATCCAGGCCCGGCCATAGGCGAGGCCGCCGATGCCCGTGACCAGCGCATTGCGCGGATCTTCGACCTGGGTTGCGCCGCCTTCGCCGAAGAGCTGGCGCACCGCCTCCACCAGGCCCAGTCCGCCGGCAGCCAAGCCTGGTTGACCCGCGGAGAGTTGGCCCCCGCCCGTGTTCAGCGGCAAGCCGCCGCTGAATCTTAGATCGGTCTTCTCGATGAAGGCGGCGCCCTCGCCCCGGCCGCAAAACCCCATGTGCTCCAGCTGCATCAGGACGGCGATGGTGAAGTCGTCGTACAGCTGCAGCATGTCGATCTCCTGCACGGTCAGGCCGGCCTGGCGCAGCGCGCGCGGACCGGCCTGGACGAAGCCCGACGCGAGCAGGTCGGGCGGCTGTTCCTGCACATCGTGGTTCGTGCGTTCGGCGTAGCCGGCCAGCCGCGCGCATTTGGACAATCCCATCGCGGACGCCGTCTCGGCCCGCATCATCAGGACGCCGTTCGCGCCGTCGCAGAACATCACGCTGTCGAGCAGGCGCAGCGGATCGGAGACCTTGCGCGACTTCAGGTAGTCGTCGAGGGCAAGCGGTCTTCGCAGCTTTTCGCATGCGCGCTCGTTCTCCAACGCGTGCCCGCGCTGTGTGAGCACGATCTTCCCCAGCGCGGCATCGAGCGCACCGTAGCGCTGTTCATAGGCGTTGTGCAGCAGCGCAAAGAAGCCGGGCGGGCGCGTCATGCCGGTCGGCGCGATGAACTCGTCGTGGTAGCCGCGGAACTCGGCGGCAAAGTGGGTGCTGGGAGCGTCGGCGCCCAGCACGAGCGCCACCTTGCAGTGCCCGTCGCGCAGCGCCGAAGCCGTTGCGGCCACGGCGGACAACATCGCGCAGCCGCCCGTGGTGCCGGTCG
Coding sequences within:
- a CDS encoding Zn-ribbon domain-containing OB-fold protein — translated: MAIGHYMDTAAFWAATRERRLLVQFCTQTGRWQAYPRPGSVYTGRRRLAWREVSGDGVLASWTVDRMNTPAAADAPRMHAWIDLVEGARILSWLVDCDPARLRVGLAVRVAWISLPDGWQWPAFTIAAHSGGPNGKAP
- a CDS encoding thiolase family protein, with translation MAASDIVIGGYAETPVVFGSGRSAYDLAADVLDELARKYGIAPADIDGLAVTAALSEGSNPFHAAFMSDALGLALDWLATGTTGGCAMLSAVAATASALRDGHCKVALVLGADAPSTHFAAEFRGYHDEFIAPTGMTRPPGFFALLHNAYEQRYGALDAALGKIVLTQRGHALENERACEKLRRPLALDDYLKSRKVSDPLRLLDSVMFCDGANGVLMMRAETASAMGLSKCARLAGYAERTNHDVQEQPPDLLASGFVQAGPRALRQAGLTVQEIDMLQLYDDFTIAVLMQLEHMGFCGRGEGAAFIEKTDLRFSGGLPLNTGGGQLSAGQPGLAAGGLGLVEAVRQLFGEGGATQVEDPRNALVTGIGGLAYGRAWMMSSALVLDR